From a single SAR202 cluster bacterium genomic region:
- a CDS encoding S9 family peptidase produces MPSYYNRGATYKEEPVLPDDPLIDLLAQTNAKVEQFDLSADGRKLAYVSAESGGYDLYTCDIDGGNRKRIVTMYPEECLGPSWSPDGQWIAYCARDTMFKVKADGSEPPINLTYGRGPGTAHAFMRWTPDGKRIVFITLGSNGYMQVASVSTEIPRGRINIRYITNEDFNSTDVFVSPDGKHVAFMSDRSGYADFKRMDIWIAPIDGGEARNMTPNTLEHYDYRPRWSPDGKKLVYTTDKSNFRKIWVVDIATGKASSLTEGQGEYDEYNPRYSPDGQWIAYVANMGWNFHIMKIKADGSGKPIQLTKRDGVHGGIDAYQARGSIRWTPDSKSIVFTYMNHEVCSGIWSISAEGGEPRQISNHMPRGLSGFQFIKPALIKYKSRDGLEVPAWLYRPKDAGNKKTPLVVYARANTKGIHVNGFYPYIQYYLHKGYTVVCPLVRGSGGLGKRYEFLNFGDWGGGDIDDFAYSAYHLAEQGLIDKDKVVMQGGSTGGYFALTTTFRYPDLLKASVCFYGPPDLIHMWNCRNGAAKPVLGDVVAGDRGSPEMAPDHWQGRSLIYNLDKLKTPLLLLWGDRDSVRISMVDDLFKACQAKGKYAEYIQYNCEPHGWYHWRPENVRDSLRRIHAHFKKFTGV; encoded by the coding sequence ATGCCCAGCTATTACAATCGAGGGGCCACGTACAAAGAGGAGCCGGTCCTCCCTGACGACCCCCTCATCGACCTCCTGGCCCAGACCAACGCCAAAGTCGAGCAGTTCGACCTCTCCGCCGACGGCAGGAAGCTGGCCTACGTCTCCGCCGAGTCCGGCGGCTACGACCTCTACACCTGCGACATCGACGGGGGGAACCGAAAACGCATCGTCACCATGTACCCCGAGGAATGCCTGGGCCCTTCCTGGTCCCCCGACGGCCAGTGGATCGCCTACTGCGCCCGTGACACCATGTTCAAAGTAAAGGCTGACGGCTCAGAACCCCCCATCAACCTTACCTATGGCCGAGGGCCGGGAACAGCCCACGCCTTTATGCGCTGGACCCCCGACGGCAAGCGGATTGTATTCATCACTCTGGGCTCTAATGGCTACATGCAGGTGGCATCAGTATCCACTGAGATACCCAGGGGCAGGATAAACATCAGGTACATCACCAATGAGGACTTCAACAGCACTGATGTCTTTGTCTCTCCCGACGGCAAGCATGTGGCCTTTATGTCGGACCGCTCAGGCTATGCCGACTTCAAAAGGATGGATATCTGGATAGCCCCCATCGATGGCGGGGAAGCCAGGAACATGACCCCCAATACCCTTGAGCATTACGACTACCGGCCCAGGTGGTCCCCCGACGGCAAGAAGCTGGTCTATACGACAGACAAGAGCAACTTCAGGAAGATATGGGTTGTAGATATAGCTACAGGCAAGGCCTCTTCCCTTACCGAAGGCCAGGGAGAGTATGACGAGTACAACCCCAGGTACTCCCCCGACGGGCAGTGGATAGCCTACGTGGCCAACATGGGCTGGAACTTCCACATTATGAAGATAAAGGCTGACGGGTCAGGCAAGCCGATCCAGCTAACTAAGCGGGACGGGGTGCATGGGGGCATAGACGCCTACCAGGCTAGAGGGTCTATCAGGTGGACGCCTGATTCCAAGAGCATCGTGTTCACCTACATGAACCACGAGGTATGCTCGGGCATATGGAGCATCAGCGCTGAGGGAGGAGAGCCCAGGCAGATTTCCAACCACATGCCCAGGGGACTCTCTGGGTTCCAGTTCATCAAGCCCGCTCTGATTAAGTACAAGAGCAGGGATGGGCTGGAGGTGCCCGCCTGGCTGTACCGGCCCAAGGATGCGGGGAACAAGAAGACTCCCCTGGTAGTCTATGCCAGGGCCAACACCAAAGGCATCCACGTCAACGGGTTCTACCCATACATCCAGTACTACCTGCACAAGGGCTACACCGTGGTCTGTCCTCTGGTAAGGGGCAGCGGGGGGCTGGGCAAGCGGTACGAGTTCCTGAACTTTGGTGACTGGGGCGGCGGTGACATCGATGACTTCGCCTACTCGGCCTACCACCTGGCGGAGCAGGGGCTTATCGACAAGGACAAGGTGGTCATGCAGGGCGGCTCCACCGGCGGGTACTTCGCCCTCACCACCACCTTCCGCTACCCCGACCTCCTCAAAGCCTCCGTCTGCTTCTACGGCCCGCCCGACCTAATCCACATGTGGAACTGCCGCAACGGCGCCGCCAAGCCCGTCCTCGGCGACGTCGTCGCCGGCGACCGCGGCAGCCCCGAAATGGCCCCCGACCACTGGCAAGGCCGCTCCCTCATCTACAACCTCGACAAGCTCAAGACCCCCCTCCTCCTCCTCTGGGGCGACCGCGACAGCGTCCGAATCTCCATGGTCGACGACCTGTTCAAAGCCTGCCAGGCCAAAGGCAAGTACGCCGAGTACATCCAGTACAACTGCGAGCCTCACGGCTGGTACCACTGGCGCCCCGAAAACGTCCGGGACTCCCTGCGCCGCATTCACGCCCACTTCAAAAAGTTCACCGGCGTCTAA
- a CDS encoding insulinase family protein, which produces MAKVKPAKTMEASRTEPKSVEYRNTRLDNGLRVITTSMPHTHAVTVGYFVGAGSRYESDRTAGSTHFLEHLLFKGTREWPTAKIISEAIEGTGGIMNASTEREMTTYWCKVAKPHASKALSVVTDMVLHPLLEQTEMEKERQVILEELRMSNDYPSHRVDLLIDEMMWPSQPMGRDVGGTKESVSGIVRDDLWDMMRNQYVPNNVVLSVAGAISHDEVLEQVSEATREWKPGQPWEWSRSHREQGEKGMRVESRKTEQAHICIALPALPLNHPDRYALMLMNTIFGEGMSSRLFLEVRERLGLAYDVHSSVSQFHDTGAFVIYCGTEPSRSTESVEAIMREMGKMTQGFSEEEVEKAKELTKGRLLLRMEDSRSVGMWQGAQELLLGYVNSVEDVTRAIDMVTLEDLNRVTRDIVREDQLNLAVVGPFRSEARFRKVFKL; this is translated from the coding sequence ATGGCAAAAGTGAAGCCGGCGAAGACGATGGAGGCATCTCGAACGGAACCAAAGTCGGTGGAATACAGGAACACTAGGCTGGACAACGGCCTCAGAGTCATTACAACGTCGATGCCGCATACCCACGCGGTGACGGTGGGGTACTTTGTGGGGGCGGGTTCAAGGTACGAGTCGGACCGTACAGCCGGCTCGACGCATTTTCTGGAACACCTCCTGTTCAAGGGGACGCGGGAGTGGCCGACGGCCAAGATTATCAGCGAGGCGATTGAGGGGACGGGCGGGATAATGAACGCCAGCACGGAGCGGGAGATGACCACCTACTGGTGCAAGGTGGCCAAGCCTCACGCATCCAAGGCGCTGTCAGTGGTGACGGACATGGTGCTGCACCCGCTGTTGGAGCAGACGGAGATGGAGAAGGAGCGGCAGGTTATCCTGGAGGAGCTCAGGATGAGCAACGATTACCCATCTCACAGGGTGGACTTGCTCATCGATGAGATGATGTGGCCGAGCCAGCCTATGGGAAGGGACGTGGGAGGCACCAAGGAGTCAGTGTCGGGGATTGTAAGGGACGACCTGTGGGATATGATGCGGAACCAGTACGTGCCCAATAACGTGGTGCTGTCGGTGGCGGGGGCGATATCGCATGACGAGGTGCTGGAACAGGTGTCGGAGGCGACCAGGGAGTGGAAGCCGGGCCAGCCGTGGGAGTGGAGCAGGTCGCACAGGGAGCAGGGGGAGAAGGGAATGAGGGTGGAGAGCCGCAAGACGGAGCAGGCGCACATATGCATTGCGCTGCCCGCTTTGCCCCTGAACCACCCCGACAGGTACGCACTGATGTTGATGAATACGATTTTCGGCGAAGGAATGAGCAGCCGATTGTTCCTGGAGGTGAGGGAGCGGCTGGGCCTGGCTTACGACGTGCATAGCTCGGTAAGCCAGTTCCACGACACGGGCGCTTTTGTTATTTATTGCGGCACGGAGCCTTCTCGCAGCACGGAGTCGGTGGAGGCTATTATGCGGGAGATGGGGAAGATGACGCAGGGGTTCAGCGAGGAGGAGGTGGAGAAGGCGAAGGAGTTGACCAAGGGGCGGCTTTTGCTGAGGATGGAGGACAGCCGCAGCGTGGGGATGTGGCAGGGAGCACAGGAGCTGCTGCTGGGGTATGTGAACAGTGTGGAGGATGTGACGAGGGCCATCGATATGGTTACGCTGGAGGACCTCAACAGGGTGACGCGGGATATTGTGAGGGAGGACCAGTTGAACCTGGCGGTGGTGGGGCCGTTCAGGTCTGAGGCGAGGTTCAGGAAGGTGTTCAAGCTGTAG
- a CDS encoding MBL fold metallo-hydrolase, producing the protein MDSRNHDKVLIQKIPHMGPVNNNGYILTCAETGECVIIDAPAEPEKLLSQVKDLSKVKAILITHGHGDHIASFKEMTERAGKPGGIHSGDAHNLLPNKPGFNLEDGQTISVGKISLRAIHTPGHTPGGVCFLTGKHLFSGDTLFPGGPGYTRSPEAFQQVVKSITSRLLALPEDTHVYPGHGDDTTIGKSKKEYAAFASRSHPSDVHGHVSWAKS; encoded by the coding sequence ATGGACTCACGCAACCATGATAAGGTACTGATTCAGAAGATTCCGCATATGGGACCGGTGAACAATAACGGCTATATTTTAACGTGCGCGGAGACGGGCGAGTGCGTAATCATCGACGCGCCGGCGGAGCCGGAGAAGCTGCTGTCGCAGGTGAAGGACCTGTCGAAGGTGAAGGCGATCCTTATCACCCACGGCCACGGGGACCACATCGCCAGCTTCAAGGAGATGACGGAGCGGGCCGGGAAGCCGGGCGGGATACATTCAGGCGACGCGCATAACCTGTTGCCGAACAAGCCCGGGTTCAATTTAGAGGATGGACAGACAATCAGCGTCGGCAAGATAAGCTTACGGGCGATTCACACGCCCGGCCACACACCTGGCGGGGTGTGCTTTCTAACGGGCAAGCACTTATTTTCCGGCGACACGCTGTTTCCAGGAGGGCCAGGTTACACCAGGTCGCCGGAGGCTTTTCAGCAGGTAGTGAAGAGCATCACGTCGAGGCTGCTGGCGCTGCCTGAGGACACGCACGTGTATCCAGGACATGGGGACGACACCACGATAGGGAAGTCAAAAAAAGAATACGCGGCGTTCGCGTCGAGGAGCCATCCGTCGGACGTGCACGGGCACGTGTCGTGGGCTAAGAGTTAG
- a CDS encoding PAS domain S-box protein → MVNSQLYQALLERSFDAIVLINREGTIAYASPATTRILGYAAEDLAGQHFMGLAHPEDGEGMRANFAKLIASPGGTATGEFRLRHKAGTWRWIEVAAVNMLDDSMVGWVAANFRDVSARKPAESRQALLAAIVESSEDAIVSETLDGEITSWNGAAERLFGYSKEEVVGKNASIIVPPGRMAEAAQMLSIIRSGGRVAHHETLRFKKDGALLRVSLSVSPVIGVSGEVMGASEIARDVTEKKRTEAQLRFQVELARRMLANAPCGLVVINSGGVIELANRAFHSMLDIEAKQTKGVPLEDVVKAPALIRFINSSLKNNRRLANIEVSIETKAGAKTLMANVTTFEASADLEEALGANRYAIVSLHDVTSERMAMEHLMRTGTLSALGRMAVGIAHEINNPLAVILGFTELIKRDKSDPNAERWLQEISSNAERAANIVHSLLRLTGSQGGKRIPVDINQMVSILLNLRKGAFERKSIKAAQELCKELPFVTADPLQIQLALTNLIDNAEDALISRKSGRKLWVKTGVFKEWVRVEIKDNGAGIPKGMEKRIFEPFFTTKGSERSVGLGLTISMNIIVEHGGRIFVQLGREKGAHFIVELPVVSGQLEMLGAKDLLPVGLG, encoded by the coding sequence ATGGTCAACAGTCAGCTTTATCAGGCCCTGCTGGAGCGCAGCTTTGATGCGATAGTCCTTATAAATCGAGAAGGGACTATTGCCTACGCCAGCCCGGCGACGACGAGGATATTGGGCTATGCCGCAGAGGATCTCGCGGGGCAACATTTTATGGGGCTGGCGCATCCTGAGGATGGCGAAGGGATGAGGGCGAACTTTGCCAAGTTGATAGCGAGCCCCGGCGGCACGGCCACGGGTGAGTTCAGATTGAGGCATAAGGCCGGCACGTGGCGATGGATTGAGGTAGCGGCGGTGAATATGCTGGATGATTCTATGGTTGGGTGGGTGGCGGCAAATTTCAGGGATGTCAGCGCAAGAAAGCCAGCCGAGTCGCGGCAGGCGCTGCTGGCGGCTATCGTGGAGTCATCAGAGGATGCGATTGTAAGCGAGACACTGGACGGGGAGATTACTAGCTGGAATGGGGCGGCGGAGAGGCTGTTCGGTTACAGCAAAGAAGAAGTGGTGGGGAAGAACGCCTCCATCATTGTTCCGCCTGGACGGATGGCGGAGGCGGCGCAGATGCTGTCCATAATCCGGTCTGGAGGGAGGGTAGCGCACCACGAGACGCTACGGTTCAAAAAGGACGGCGCGCTGCTGAGGGTGTCGCTTTCGGTGTCGCCTGTGATTGGGGTTTCGGGAGAGGTGATGGGCGCGTCGGAAATTGCGAGGGACGTGACAGAGAAGAAGCGGACGGAGGCCCAACTCAGGTTTCAGGTGGAGTTGGCGAGGCGGATGCTAGCCAACGCGCCGTGCGGGTTGGTGGTTATCAATAGCGGGGGAGTCATAGAGCTGGCAAACCGCGCTTTCCATTCGATGCTAGACATAGAGGCGAAGCAGACGAAGGGTGTTCCGCTGGAGGACGTGGTAAAAGCGCCGGCGTTGATTAGATTTATCAATTCGTCGCTAAAGAACAATAGGCGGCTGGCGAATATTGAGGTATCAATAGAGACCAAGGCCGGGGCCAAGACACTGATGGCGAATGTGACCACGTTTGAGGCTAGCGCGGACCTGGAAGAGGCTTTGGGCGCCAACAGGTATGCGATTGTCAGCTTGCACGACGTGACATCGGAACGCATGGCGATGGAGCATTTAATGCGGACGGGGACGCTATCGGCCCTGGGGCGGATGGCGGTGGGAATTGCCCACGAAATAAACAATCCGCTGGCGGTGATTCTGGGGTTTACCGAACTGATTAAGAGGGATAAGTCGGACCCCAATGCTGAAAGATGGCTTCAGGAGATTTCTTCTAACGCCGAAAGAGCGGCGAACATTGTCCACAGCTTGCTGCGGCTGACCGGATCCCAAGGGGGGAAGCGGATACCTGTGGATATCAATCAGATGGTGTCTATATTGTTGAACTTAAGGAAGGGCGCTTTTGAGAGGAAAAGCATTAAGGCGGCGCAGGAGTTATGCAAGGAACTGCCCTTTGTCACAGCGGACCCGTTGCAGATACAACTGGCGCTGACCAACCTAATCGATAACGCGGAAGACGCCTTGATTAGCCGCAAGTCGGGGCGGAAGCTGTGGGTTAAGACGGGCGTGTTTAAGGAGTGGGTGCGGGTGGAGATAAAGGACAATGGGGCGGGGATACCGAAGGGGATGGAAAAGAGGATATTCGAGCCGTTTTTTACCACCAAGGGGTCGGAGAGAAGTGTGGGGCTGGGCCTGACGATTTCGATGAACATAATCGTTGAGCATGGGGGCAGGATTTTTGTGCAGTTGGGAAGGGAAAAAGGAGCGCATTTTATAGTGGAACTGCCGGTGGTGAGCGGGCAGTTGGAGATGCTGGGGGCTAAGGATTTATTGCCTGTGGGCCTTGGCTAG
- a CDS encoding DUF4382 domain-containing protein encodes MKTKILIPLLLVLSLTLLVLSGCGGEGGSSGENFGKAVFAVSDAAADMGEVTEVTVTIDSLKIHAEGGAWKTVSSQAQSFNLLELRSKGTAQLLAEAKVEVGNYDQIELNVSKVVVVDGKGEHEAKLPSNKILIHGNFDVATNAVATANFDFLADQSLHLTGEGRYVLAPVIKMETRAQATAMVKTNKEVIFNGGQVTTDITVGMNTEGLVDSGLRISPDAVLSLAASGKVSQNRGQALVTGTIKSVDTANGTVTIVTKSGTDLTLHLFSDSAITVKGSSSTASQLNGKVGAEIIAEYNAETKAAKEVAAEADAKTKAEVGATLEISGTIKSVNSAAGTVTVVSDSGAEVVLKVASDSKLTLGGVSSSLLDLASKVGARVTTEYNASSGTAMEVLGQSEAMVNVNGTIKAVDASAGTVTITSPSGDVVLKMALDSKVMINGTMATAATLKSMVGSEVALDYSQQSSVVGSLNAKSKVEQSTMVTGKIKVVNADRGTLIITTDAGSDVELKVGSSSSVVTDGSISTLANLSGKIGSAITAEYDAQTNAATVVHVQARATVIVNGTLKVVNTAEGTMTVATQSSGDIVVKLVSDTKITVGAAASTAAGLAASIGSQVVVEYEASTKVSTRVNAEAGATIQTTATGTIKMLNALTGAITIAAQNGSEMALKLTSDTKITVNGAASTALIAAAKIGSQATVQYNAQTNVTSSIDIKD; translated from the coding sequence ATGAAGACCAAGATTCTAATACCACTGCTACTAGTTCTCAGTCTGACGCTGCTAGTACTTTCTGGGTGTGGTGGTGAGGGCGGGTCTTCAGGTGAAAATTTTGGCAAGGCAGTTTTTGCGGTGTCTGATGCTGCTGCGGACATGGGTGAGGTGACAGAGGTGACGGTCACTATCGATTCGTTAAAGATTCACGCTGAGGGCGGCGCATGGAAAACAGTCTCCAGCCAAGCTCAGAGTTTCAACTTATTAGAGCTGCGCTCCAAGGGGACTGCCCAACTTCTTGCTGAGGCGAAAGTAGAAGTGGGGAACTATGATCAGATAGAGCTAAACGTTTCCAAGGTAGTGGTTGTGGACGGCAAAGGTGAACACGAAGCCAAGCTGCCCAGCAACAAGATCCTGATCCATGGGAACTTTGATGTGGCAACGAACGCGGTGGCTACAGCCAACTTCGACTTCTTGGCAGACCAGTCGCTCCATCTAACTGGAGAGGGCCGGTACGTTCTGGCGCCGGTTATCAAAATGGAGACTCGGGCGCAGGCTACCGCCATGGTAAAAACCAATAAAGAGGTTATCTTCAACGGAGGGCAGGTTACCACGGATATAACCGTTGGCATGAACACTGAAGGCTTGGTGGACTCTGGATTGAGGATTTCCCCTGACGCGGTTCTTAGTCTTGCAGCGTCGGGGAAGGTATCCCAGAATCGGGGTCAAGCGCTGGTTACAGGAACGATAAAGAGTGTAGATACCGCCAACGGCACAGTCACGATTGTTACCAAGAGCGGAACAGATTTAACCCTACATCTATTCAGCGACAGTGCCATTACCGTGAAAGGGTCGTCCAGCACAGCGTCCCAACTTAACGGAAAGGTGGGCGCAGAGATTATTGCGGAGTATAACGCCGAGACTAAGGCCGCCAAGGAGGTAGCAGCGGAGGCGGACGCTAAAACCAAGGCGGAAGTCGGCGCGACACTGGAAATAAGTGGCACTATCAAGTCGGTAAACTCGGCGGCTGGTACGGTCACAGTGGTGTCGGACAGCGGGGCCGAAGTGGTGCTCAAGGTGGCATCGGACAGCAAGCTTACGCTGGGGGGCGTCTCATCCAGTCTGCTGGATCTGGCTAGCAAGGTTGGCGCTCGCGTCACAACAGAATATAACGCCTCGTCCGGCACGGCTATGGAGGTATTGGGTCAATCGGAGGCGATGGTAAACGTTAATGGCACTATCAAGGCGGTTGACGCGTCGGCGGGGACTGTAACCATTACCAGCCCGAGCGGCGACGTTGTGCTAAAGATGGCCTTAGACAGCAAGGTCATGATTAATGGGACCATGGCGACGGCGGCCACCTTAAAATCCATGGTTGGTTCAGAAGTTGCCCTGGACTACAGCCAGCAGAGCAGCGTAGTGGGCTCTCTCAACGCCAAAAGCAAGGTTGAGCAGTCCACTATGGTTACCGGAAAGATTAAAGTGGTTAACGCGGATAGGGGCACTTTGATTATCACCACAGACGCCGGCAGCGACGTAGAGCTAAAAGTCGGCTCGTCCAGCAGCGTCGTGACCGACGGGTCGATTTCTACTCTTGCAAACTTGTCCGGCAAGATAGGGTCCGCGATTACGGCAGAATACGATGCCCAGACTAACGCTGCCACAGTGGTACATGTCCAGGCACGGGCAACCGTTATAGTGAACGGTACCTTGAAGGTGGTGAACACCGCTGAGGGCACTATGACCGTAGCCACGCAATCCAGCGGCGACATAGTCGTGAAGCTAGTCTCGGATACAAAGATAACTGTTGGCGCGGCGGCTTCTACGGCGGCGGGTCTTGCCGCCAGCATAGGCTCGCAGGTAGTGGTGGAATATGAAGCAAGCACGAAGGTGTCGACCCGTGTTAATGCTGAAGCCGGGGCTACTATTCAGACCACCGCTACGGGAACAATTAAGATGCTCAACGCCCTGACGGGCGCAATTACGATCGCGGCCCAGAATGGGTCAGAGATGGCGCTAAAGCTGACTTCGGATACTAAGATTACGGTCAATGGGGCCGCCTCAACAGCGCTTATAGCCGCCGCCAAGATTGGGTCACAGGCAACAGTCCAATACAACGCTCAAACTAACGTGACGAGCAGCATAGACATTAAGGACTAG